GCTCGGCCTCTTTCTGGAGGTGCTGCTGCATCTTCATGATGCGGTCGATCTTCCGAATCCTCTGTTTCATCCGGTCTACCCGTCCCGCAGCCAGGTCGAGAACGCCTCCATGAAAAGGAGCACGTAGTCGCTCACGGCAAAGTAGGTGATCAGCAAGCCGCCGAGCATGATGAAAGGCGTCGCCAGGAAATAGACCGGGATCTGGGGCGTGAGCTTGTTGGTGAGCCCGACCGCCAGATTGACGATGACGGAATACAGGATGAAGGGGCTGCTGATCCTGAGCGCCAGCACGAAGGAAATGCCGATCTGGTCGACCAGCTGCGTCAGGGACAGGTTCATGCCCAGTCCTTCTCCCACGGGCAGCCGCGAGTAGGAGGCGATGAGCCCTCGAAAGAACTCCCAATGCAGGTCGGACATGAAGAGAACGGCCGTCGCCACCATCATGATGAAGGACGTGATCGGCGGAAGAGGCTCCGCCTCGTCGATCGGCGTTCCGGGCATGCCGCCGAGGCTTAAGGCCAACGCCACGGCGTTCAGCATGGTCTGGAGGGCAAGAAAATAGACGCGGCCCAGGAGACCGATCAGAAGTCCCGTCAGGAGTTCCTTGCCGACATAGAGGAGAACGGCCGCCGGAACCTGCGACGTGATGCCCGCCTGGACCTTCTCGATGAGCACGGGCGCCAGCGCCAGGCTGGTGGCCAGGCCGATGAAGAGCCGCACATGCATCGGGATCCGGTTGCTCGAGAAGCCCGGGGCGATCATCAGGCATCCGCCGATCCGGCAGAAGATCAGGAAGATCGCCAGCAGGATCTCGGGCGTGACTTGGTTCACGAGATCGTCCCGAGCGAGTTGACCTCGACGCCGCGGGCGATTTCCAGATGCGACAGGACAGGCAGGGACGAGAACATGCGCTCGATGATCATGCGCACATAGGGGCGGGCATCCGGCGCGGTGACCACGGCAAAGGTCTGGACCTGTCCCATGCGCGTCTTGATGGCATCCGATGCCTCGGCGCCGAACTGTTCCACGAGGCGGGGATCGATGTCGAATTCGACCACGTCGCCTTTCGCGTCCCGCTTCAGGCTCTGATGGAACGCGATATCCCACTTGTTCCCCAGCCTCAGCACATTGAGGGCCCCACCCTCCGCAAGGTCGCCGCAGATCTGCTGGGCGATGCGGACCCGCACGTGCTCCACCAGCTGCTCGGCGCGCCGCGCATGGGGGGCGATCTCGGCGATCGCCTCGAGGATCAGGCTCAGGTTGCGAATGGACACTCTCTCGGCCAGCAGGAGCTTCAGAACGGATTGAAGGCCGGAATAGGAAATCTGCGAGGGGCAGATGTCGTCGAGCAGGCGCTTGTACTCGGAATCGAGGCCGTCCAGGAGATTGCGGACATCCTTGTAGGACAGGAGCTGAGGCAGGTTGTTTCGGATCACTTCGCTCAGATGCGTGAGGAGGACCGATGCTCCATCCACCGCCTGGAAGCCCTGCCGCTTGATCTCGCTCATGTAGACGTCCGACACCCACAGGGCCTTCATGCCGAAGGCCGGCTCGCGCACCTCGTCGCCGGGAACATCGGGGACCGGCCCGTCGCCCAGCACCACGAGGAGATCGCCGGGGCGGATTTCCTGCGTCGCCACGACGGTTCCGTGGATCTTGATCTGGTAGCTCTTCGGCGGGATCATCAGGCTGTCGGAGAGCTTCACGTCCGGCAGGACGAAGCCGTAATCCTGGGCGAACTTCTTGCGCATCTTGCCGACGCGATGCGCCAGGTCCCCATGCGAGGTCGCCAGGTAGGATGCCAGATGCTTGCCGAGGCACAGCTCGATCTCGGCAAGCTTCAGGGTTTCCTTGACCGATTCGCGCGACTCCAGAAGATTCTTCTGCTGTTCCTGGGCCAGCTTGGCCTGGGCCTTCGCGGCCTCGTCGGCTCTTTGCTTCGGGATCGAATAGGCGATGAAGCTCATGCAGCCGCCGAGCACCAGGAACGGGATCATCGGCAGGCCGGGCACGATGGAAAAGACGAACATCAGGGCGGCGGCCACCATGAGGGCCCGCGGATAGGCGCCGAGCTGCCCGAGCACGGCCTGCTGGGCCTGCCCCCTCGTTCCGCCCTTCGAGACCAGGAGGCCGGCGGCCAACGAGACGACGAGAGCCGGGATCTGGCTCACCAACCCGTCGCCGACCGAGAGCTGGACGAAGACATCCGCCGCCTTGGACAGGGGCATGCCGTGACGCGTGACGCCGATGACGATGCCGCCGAAGATGTTGACGGCAATCGTGATCAGGCTCGCGACGGCTTCGCCGCGGACGAATTTCGAGGCACCGTCCATGGATCCGAAGAAGGCGCTTTCCTCTTCGAGCTCGCGACGCCTCTTCTGGGCCTCCTTCTCGTCGATCAGGCCCGCGGACAGGTCCGCATCGATGGCCATCTGCTTGCCGGGAATGGCATCGAGCGTGAAGCGTGCGCCGACCTCGGCGATACGGGTCGCGCCCTTGGTGATGACGAGGAAGTTGACCGTGATCAGGATGATGAAGACGACGATGCCGATGACGAAATCGCCGCTCATCACGAACTGGGAGAAGCCGCTGATCACATGGCCGGCCGCATCGACTCCCTTATGGCCATCGGACAGAATGAGGCGGGTCGACGCGATGCTCAGGGCGAGTCGCAACAAAGTCGCGATAAGAAGGACCGTGGGAAAGGCCGAGAACTCGAGAGGCTTCTGGATCCAGAGCGCCACCATCAGGATCAGGACGGACAGCGCAACCGAAAAGGCAAGCCCCATGTCGATCGCCATCGGCGGAATGGGGAGAAAGAGAATGGCAAGGATGCCGACCACGGCGCCGGCGAATGCCAGATCCCTGCCGCGCCCCTGGGCTGTAACTTCAGTTGCTTCCATGTGCCTGCCAGCTCAACGGATGAACGATGAGACTGACACATGAACCATGAAGCTTGCGCGAGGGTCGCCGGTCGAGATCTATGCCCACTTGCGTGGAAGCACCTCTCGTCTGTGCCTGGCCGCATTTTCTCGGCGAACCGGATCCTCTTCGCCGAAAAACCGTCTGGCCCCGCGCATCGTGCAGCGGGCTAGAACCCCGTTACGATCTTGCCGTAGACCAGTTCGGTAAAGGCGAAGATCTGCGAGCCGACGAAGGAGCCGGTCACGAGGGCCACCACCAGGATGGCGATGATCTTCGGGATGAACGTGAGAGTGACCTCCTGGATCTGCGTCAGGGCCTGCACCAGGGCGATGACGATGCCGATGATCATCGCGGCGGCGACGGCCGGTCCCGCGGCAATGATGACGGTCCAGATGGCTGCCCGCACGAGCTCCAGGGCATCGACTTCATTCATCGTCAGCTCACGATGACGCCCGGGCCCAGGAGGATCTGTTCCCCGCTGGTCAGCTTCGCGACGGCGCCCTCGCTGACGATCGTGACGGACGTGACCTGACCGGTGATCTTGCCGTCGGCCGTCGAGATCGTGCGGCCGATGACGCTGTCGGCCTGAGAAAGGGCCGACGAGGCCAGGAGAGCGTCCAGCTTGGAATTGCTCTTCACGGTCTGCTCGACCTGGGAGAAGGTCGCGAGCTGAGCCATGTAGTCGGTGGACTTCATGGGCTCGGTCGGATCCTGGTTCTTCATCTGCGCCATGAGCAGCTTCAGGAAGTTGTCGTAGCTCGCCGTCGAGGTCGTTGCGCTCGTCGCGGCCCGCTGCGCCCCGGCGGGGCTGGATACGGAGGAGACGTTCATGATGGGACTCCCGAATTAGGCCGCTTGGACGGCGGCTTCCGCCGGTGCGGAGGGGCGAGCCTCGACGGGCTCGAACAGGGTTCGGATGAGCTTGAGCGCCTCGAACGTCCGGTCGGCCTCGACCAGGTCGCCCACCTTGCCCAGGGTATCCTTCACCGCCTCGTCGGCGGCGACCTGGATCAGGGCCTCGTGCAGCTTGCGGAAGGCACCCATGACCTTACCTGCCTCCTGAGGATTGATCAGGAGGGATTGCACGACGAAATAAAGCTGGCGCATCGGAGTCGTCGCCTCCGTGACCTGAAGAACGTGGCTCTCCAGGAGAAAGCGCGCTTCGTTCAAAAGGCTCAGCGTCACCTTCTGGCTGACCGTCAGGACGGCGCCGTTGATGAAGATGCGCTCCCCGGCCTTGAGGGAGAATCGCATTTTGGCTTTCATTTCAGCCCCTCCTGGATCATGGCGTTGATATCGATCAGCGCGGTCAGATTGTTGTGTTCGCCGCAGGCGACACGGCTCGTCTCCCGCATCACCCAGAAGCCTATCGAGATGAGCTGCGCCTTGAGCTTGTCGGGCATCTCGTTGTCGGGGTGCGCCAGGTCCTTGACGAGGGACGTCCACAGCCGCTGGAGAAACTCCAGGGCCTGGGTCATCTCAGGGGATCTGGACGGCAGGCCGTCGGCTGCCTTGAGGAGCCCGATTGCTTGTCCGAAGATTTCATACTCGCGCTGCCGACATTCCCGGGGAGCGTCTTCGACGACTTCTGCATACGAAAATCGATACATGGATAGGATCCGGGACTAGAGATAGTTGATCAGGCTCAGTTGCTTGAGCTGGGCCGTGAGCGAATACGACGTCTGGATCTGGGTCATGAGCTGATCCACCCGGACTTTCGCCTCGGCAGGATCGACGGCCTCCAGCTTGCCGATGCGCTCCTCGAAAATCGCTTTCTGCAGATCCATTCTCACGTTGGCGCTGTCGGCCTTGGCCTGCGCCGTTCCGATGCTTGCCTGCACGTCGGTGACGCCGCTGACGGCCGTCGAAAGGACCCGGGCGGCCTTCATGATCACCATGTCCCGCGTCGCGGGGCTGAGCGTCTCGATGCCGAGATCGAAGATCATCGTGTAGGCCATCGCGATCTGGCGAATGGGCGTCGTATTCGCGTTCGTCGACGTCTCGACCTTTTCCGTGGGCGAGATCAGGCTCTGGATGTTCTGATCGGACGCGTTCGAGAAGGCGCTCCAATCCGGTCCTTCGAAGATTTGGCGGAAGGGACCGTCCAGGAAGGCCTCCATGTCCGCAGGGGAGATCCCGGAAGCGAGCGGATCGCTCTGCGGGAATCCGAAGCCGCCGGACGCCACAGGCGCGGCGAATGCGCTCGCGACCAAGTCCTTGAGCGAGGACGGAACACCGTTCGCATAGCCGTTGGCGGGCGCCGTGGTCGTGTTGATGCCGCCGAAGACGTATCGCCCTCCGATCGAGACGTTGAGGTCCCCGACCAGACTGCTCATATAGGCCGCCGCCTGCCCCTTGACGGTTTCGACCGGAGGGTTGGAGGGCAGTCCCACCAGGGCATCCCTGAACTTGGTCGCGTTCTCGCGGATGCTGTCGAGGGCTGCCGTCGTTGTCTTGAGGCGCTGGATGGCCAAGCCGTTGCTGTCGGTCAGCGTGTCGATTTCCGCCCGCTGCTGGCGCAGGGAGAGAGACTCCCCGACCTTGTGCCCGAGAGCGAGCCCGACATCCGCGTGCCGCCCCGTCGTCAGCTCCGTATTGGCTTTCGTGAGGCCGCTCTGCAGCTTATCGAGAGTCGACTTGGATGAGTTCCAAAGCGAGATAGTCGAGACGAAAGTCGTTCTCATGGCTTAGCCTACAACGCTGAGAAGGGTCTTGAGCATCTGGTCGATGACCGACAGCAGTTTTGCCGATGCCGCATAGGATTTCTCCAACTGCAGCATCAATGCCGTCTCATCGTCCATGTTGACGTCGGTTGCGTTCGACAGCGCTTCCGACGCATGGCTGAGAAGCGTCGTCTGATAGTCGACGTTCTGGCTGGCGCTCTGGCGCGTGGTTTCGAGCCAGCTCCCGGTCAGGGATGCGAATCCCTGCAGGGACGCGGTAGGCCCGAATCCGAATGCGGGGTCGAAGGGGCGTTCCGCGACCATGCCGCTCGTCAGGGCGTAGAGCCGCCCGGAGAAGGCCGCGTTGGCGTTGCCGCTCGGATTGTAGACGTAGTCGGTACCGTTGATCCCGCCATCGCGGATCGCCTCGAAGGTGCCGCCCTTCGCCGGGTCGACGGCATCGCTGACGCGGATCAGCCCGGCCAGCCCGGTAGAGGCCGGCATAGTGGGGATGCCCGCGGCGCCTGCGAAGGTGAAGATCCCCGGCATGTCGGGTTGCCCCGCCCCGCTCTGATCGCTCTCGGCGAAGGCCTGAATCAATCCCCGGGCGAGCTCGTCGAGCTGCTTCTGGTAGGTGACGGCGACATCGTCGCGCACCTGTGCCAGCCCGACGAGATTGCCGGAGTTCAAGGGCATGAGGGCTCCGGGTCCCGTCACGCGGATCCCGTCGATGAAGACATCTCCTCCCGTGGTGGCGGGGCCGAAGACCGTGGTGGGGCTGAAGGTCACGGGCCGGGCCGTCCGCTCGAACAACGGTACGCCGCTGTCCGTGTACAGCGCGATGTCGTTGCCCGCTCGCGGCACGACCGTGATCCCGATCTCCTCGGACAGCTGCGCGATGAGGCTGTCGCGCGTGTCCATGGCATCGCTGACATCGGCTCCGAGGGCAGTGCCGCTCATGACCTGCTGGTTGGCCTTCTCGAACTTCGCGAGAAGATCATTGATGCGGTTGACCGAGCCGGCCATGCCTTTGTCCGCTTCCAGGCGGACGGACTGGATCGTGGCCGTGGCCCGGTTCAAGGTATCGGCCAAGTCCGTGGCGGCCTTGACGAAGGCGCGTGCCAGCGTCGTATTGTCCGGCGCGTTGGCATATTGCTGCAAGGCGCTGTTCAGGGCCCCAACCCGGGCGGCGGCGGATTCGTCGAGTTCCGTGTCGCCGATCGTCTGGCTGAGCTTCTGCAACCCATCGAGCAGCGCCTTCTGGGTCGCTGAAGCGGAGGTGGTTTCCAGCATCTTCGTCAGGAGCGCCTGATCGCTGGCCCGCAGGACGGTGACGCGGGCGTACCCGCCCGTGGTGGTGAGGACACCGATCTTGCGTGAATAGCTCGGGTCGGTCGCGCCGGATGTATTGCGCGACACGACCGCCATTTGCGATTGCGACGCCTGCAACGAGGAACGCGCCGTATTATAGGCTACTGACAGAGACATGGATCACGGGCCCTTGAGCAGACAGGAGAGCGTTACCGCTTCAGGTTCATCAGAACATCGAGCAGCTCGGATCCGGTCTGGAAGACCTTCGAGTTCGCCGTATAGCTGGTCTGGGCCTCGATCATCGCCGTCAGCTCGGTGCCGATATCGACGTTCGATCCTTCCAATGCCCCTGACGCGATGGACCCGAAGCCGGACATCTCCGGGAAGCCGACCTGGTAGCCGCCGGATTGAGCCGTCGTCTCGTAGACGTTGCCGGCGCGGGGGCTCAGATTGTCCGGGCTCGAAACATTGGCGAGCGGGATCCGATAGGCTCCGACGCGCGTCCCGTCCTCGTAGACGGCATAGACCGTTCCGTCGGATGCGAACTCGACGTCCTTTACCGCCGACGGCGCATTGCCGTTGGCCTCGCCGGTGACGTTGTATTCGCCAGCGAGCTGCGTCATGCCCGCCATGTCAAGAGCGAAAGGCTCG
This region of Microvirga mediterraneensis genomic DNA includes:
- the flaF gene encoding flagellar biosynthesis regulator FlaF, giving the protein MYRFSYAEVVEDAPRECRQREYEIFGQAIGLLKAADGLPSRSPEMTQALEFLQRLWTSLVKDLAHPDNEMPDKLKAQLISIGFWVMRETSRVACGEHNNLTALIDINAMIQEGLK
- a CDS encoding flagellar hook-associated family protein, with protein sequence MRTTFVSTISLWNSSKSTLDKLQSGLTKANTELTTGRHADVGLALGHKVGESLSLRQQRAEIDTLTDSNGLAIQRLKTTTAALDSIRENATKFRDALVGLPSNPPVETVKGQAAAYMSSLVGDLNVSIGGRYVFGGINTTTAPANGYANGVPSSLKDLVASAFAAPVASGGFGFPQSDPLASGISPADMEAFLDGPFRQIFEGPDWSAFSNASDQNIQSLISPTEKVETSTNANTTPIRQIAMAYTMIFDLGIETLSPATRDMVIMKAARVLSTAVSGVTDVQASIGTAQAKADSANVRMDLQKAIFEERIGKLEAVDPAEAKVRVDQLMTQIQTSYSLTAQLKQLSLINYL
- the flgD gene encoding flagellar hook assembly protein FlgD, which translates into the protein MNVSSVSSPAGAQRAATSATTSTASYDNFLKLLMAQMKNQDPTEPMKSTDYMAQLATFSQVEQTVKSNSKLDALLASSALSQADSVIGRTISTADGKITGQVTSVTIVSEGAVAKLTSGEQILLGPGVIVS
- the flhA gene encoding flagellar biosynthesis protein FlhA, coding for MEATEVTAQGRGRDLAFAGAVVGILAILFLPIPPMAIDMGLAFSVALSVLILMVALWIQKPLEFSAFPTVLLIATLLRLALSIASTRLILSDGHKGVDAAGHVISGFSQFVMSGDFVIGIVVFIILITVNFLVITKGATRIAEVGARFTLDAIPGKQMAIDADLSAGLIDEKEAQKRRRELEEESAFFGSMDGASKFVRGEAVASLITIAVNIFGGIVIGVTRHGMPLSKAADVFVQLSVGDGLVSQIPALVVSLAAGLLVSKGGTRGQAQQAVLGQLGAYPRALMVAAALMFVFSIVPGLPMIPFLVLGGCMSFIAYSIPKQRADEAAKAQAKLAQEQQKNLLESRESVKETLKLAEIELCLGKHLASYLATSHGDLAHRVGKMRKKFAQDYGFVLPDVKLSDSLMIPPKSYQIKIHGTVVATQEIRPGDLLVVLGDGPVPDVPGDEVREPAFGMKALWVSDVYMSEIKRQGFQAVDGASVLLTHLSEVIRNNLPQLLSYKDVRNLLDGLDSEYKRLLDDICPSQISYSGLQSVLKLLLAERVSIRNLSLILEAIAEIAPHARRAEQLVEHVRVRIAQQICGDLAEGGALNVLRLGNKWDIAFHQSLKRDAKGDVVEFDIDPRLVEQFGAEASDAIKTRMGQVQTFAVVTAPDARPYVRMIIERMFSSLPVLSHLEIARGVEVNSLGTIS
- a CDS encoding flagellar biosynthetic protein FliQ: MNEVDALELVRAAIWTVIIAAGPAVAAAMIIGIVIALVQALTQIQEVTLTFIPKIIAILVVALVTGSFVGSQIFAFTELVYGKIVTGF
- the flbT gene encoding flagellar biosynthesis repressor FlbT, producing the protein MKAKMRFSLKAGERIFINGAVLTVSQKVTLSLLNEARFLLESHVLQVTEATTPMRQLYFVVQSLLINPQEAGKVMGAFRKLHEALIQVAADEAVKDTLGKVGDLVEADRTFEALKLIRTLFEPVEARPSAPAEAAVQAA
- the flgK gene encoding flagellar hook-associated protein FlgK; this translates as MSLSVAYNTARSSLQASQSQMAVVSRNTSGATDPSYSRKIGVLTTTGGYARVTVLRASDQALLTKMLETTSASATQKALLDGLQKLSQTIGDTELDESAAARVGALNSALQQYANAPDNTTLARAFVKAATDLADTLNRATATIQSVRLEADKGMAGSVNRINDLLAKFEKANQQVMSGTALGADVSDAMDTRDSLIAQLSEEIGITVVPRAGNDIALYTDSGVPLFERTARPVTFSPTTVFGPATTGGDVFIDGIRVTGPGALMPLNSGNLVGLAQVRDDVAVTYQKQLDELARGLIQAFAESDQSGAGQPDMPGIFTFAGAAGIPTMPASTGLAGLIRVSDAVDPAKGGTFEAIRDGGINGTDYVYNPSGNANAAFSGRLYALTSGMVAERPFDPAFGFGPTASLQGFASLTGSWLETTRQSASQNVDYQTTLLSHASEALSNATDVNMDDETALMLQLEKSYAASAKLLSVIDQMLKTLLSVVG
- the fliR gene encoding flagellar biosynthesis protein FliR yields the protein MNQVTPEILLAIFLIFCRIGGCLMIAPGFSSNRIPMHVRLFIGLATSLALAPVLIEKVQAGITSQVPAAVLLYVGKELLTGLLIGLLGRVYFLALQTMLNAVALALSLGGMPGTPIDEAEPLPPITSFIMMVATAVLFMSDLHWEFFRGLIASYSRLPVGEGLGMNLSLTQLVDQIGISFVLALRISSPFILYSVIVNLAVGLTNKLTPQIPVYFLATPFIMLGGLLITYFAVSDYVLLFMEAFSTWLRDG